One window of Mastacembelus armatus chromosome 20, fMasArm1.2, whole genome shotgun sequence genomic DNA carries:
- the cavin4b gene encoding caveolae-associated protein 4b, producing the protein MTDKPGMPTGGGDDSGSIMALLERVAGLMDSVQTTQQRMEERQLELENTVKTIQADIVKLTSDHAATSCTVDRLLEKTRKVSRHIKDVRVRVENQNIRVKKVEATQGDLLAKNKFRVVIYQGNQEVKAIMPDNEPADTSGSTGARAEVEPDQFELPPESDEEYMVVEEADSSTAGRVKKTGLTRIESFKATFSKENMTKTRENLGSKVNKLGERIVTAERREKIRQSGERLKQSGERLKETITKNVPAKLNLKKERTVAEGQEGAEGGTEGVMPVPPPKGRKASPVSTKAAADEGKAEESEVPMYDMKQLS; encoded by the exons ATGACAGACAAACCGGGCATGCCGACGGGTGGTGGAGATGACTCGGGAAGCATCATGGCGTTGTTGGAGCGCGTGGCGGGCCTCATGGACAGTGTCCAAACTACTCAGCAACGTATGGAGGAGCGGCAGCTGGAGTTGGAGAACACCGTGAAGACCATCCAGGCTGACATTGTCAAGTTGACCAGTGATCATGCAGCCACCAGCTGCACCGTTGACCGGTTGCTGGAGAAAACCCGCAAGGTCAGCCGCCACATTAAGGATGTCAGGGTACGTGTGGAGAATCAGAACATCAGGGTGAAAAAAGTGGAGGCCACCCAAGGAGACCTCTTGGCCAAAAACAAGTTTAGGGTGGTCATTTATCAG GGCAACCAAGAGGTGAAGGCCATTATGCCAGACAATGAACCAGCTGACACCAGCGGCAGCACTGGGGCCAGAGCTGAAGTGGAACCAGACCAGTTTGAGCTCCCTCCAGAGTCAGACGAGGAGTACATGGTGGTGGAAGAGGCAGATTCATCAACTGCCGGCCGTGTCAAAAAGACAGGCCTGACACGCATTGAGAGCTTCAAAGCCACCTTCTCCAAGGAGAACATGACCAAGACCCGTGAGAATCTGGGATCGAAAGTCAACAAGCTCGGCGAGCGCATCGTGACAGCTGAGAGGCGTGAGAAGATCCGCCAGTCCGGCGAGAGGCTGAAGCAGTCAGGCGAGAGGCTTAAGGAGACTATCACCAAAAATGTCCCAGCCAAGCTCAACCTGAAGAAGGAGAGGACTGTAGCAGAGGGCCAGGAAGGAGCCGAGGGTGGCACTGAGGGAGTCATGCCTGTCCCTCCTCCTAAGGGGCGCAAGGCGAGCCCAGTCTCCACcaaagcagctgctgatgagGGCAAGGCAGAGGAATCCGAGGTGCCAATGTATGATATGAAGCAGCTATCATAA